One window of the Camelina sativa cultivar DH55 chromosome 1, Cs, whole genome shotgun sequence genome contains the following:
- the LOC104708428 gene encoding transportin-1-like, translating to MAATAVVWQPRDDGLAEICALLEQQISPSSVVDKSQIWQQLQHFSQFPDFNNYLVFILVRAEGKSVEVRQAAGLLLKNNLRGAYPSMVQENQKYIKSELLPCLGAADRNIRATVGTIISVIVNIEGVSGWSELLPALVTCLDSNDLNHMDGAMDALSKICEDIPHVLDSEVPGLAERPINIFLPRLFQFFQSPHASLRKLALGSVNQYIIIMPAALFHSMDKYLQGLFVLANDPVAEVRKLVCAAFVHLTEVLPSSIEPHLRNLMEYMLQVNKDPDEEVSLEACEFWSAYCDAQLPPENLKEFLPRLIPVLLENMAYADDDESLLDAEEDESQPDRDQDLKPRFHTSRLHGSEDFDDDDDDDDSFNVWNLRKCSAAAIDVLSNVFGDEILPALMPLIQTKLSASGDEAWKDREAAVLALGAIAEXLPVKVLRNLFGSLRSLKKNPGVGWSARRPKIPESATNSRRFDIDQHPNALFLQIVAFLLPLLDDKFPLIRSISCWTLSRFGKYIIQESGNPKGYEQFEKVLLVLAGLLRKLLDNNKRVEKAACSAFTTLVKDAGVDLVKYLEVMLEHIICAFGTSKRENIRIVYDAIRTLPMVVREELITKPGYLEIMISSLVAKWEQLSKSDKDLYPMSECFLSISQALGARFIPFAQAVFKRCIRIMEKQRLTKVGLAAAGVQYDKGIIVWSLDFLYDLAEGLGSGIGSLVEQSNLRVMLLGYCLDNASDVREKAFALMGVLARVYPVYIQPNLREFLEITSKQLRANVIRENVNVATNACWAIGELAVKVCHEVSPFVTSVVSSLSLILQHGEGVNKALAEISAITLGRLAWIRPDLVAPRMEHFVEPWCKKLSKLYDGTKKEDAFRGLCAAVKLNPSGVANSGHFICEAIASWHEIKSEDLQKEVSQVLNVFKNMLGRSSWEKYISSLDPLVKERLARYNV from the exons ATGGCGGCGACGGCGGTGGTCTGGCAACCCCGAGACGACGGTCTCGCCGAGATCTGCGCTCTTCTCGAACAACAGATTTCTCCTTCCTCCGTCGTCGACAAGTCTCAGATTTGGCAGCAGCTTCAACACTTCTCTCAGTTCCCTGATTTCAACAACTATCTCGTCTTCATCCTCGTTCGCGCTGAG GGCAAGTCCGTAGAGGTTCGCCAAGCTGCTGGATTACTTCTGAAAAATAATTTGAGGGGTGCTTATCCATCCATGgttcaagaaaaccaaaaatacatcAAGTCAGAGTTGTTGCCTTGTCTGGGAGCAGCGGACAGGAATATACGGGCTACAGTTGGAACTATCATCAGTGTTATTGTGAATATCGAAGGAGTTTCTGGATGGTCTGAGCTTTTGCCAGCTCTTGTTACTTGCTTAGACAGTAATGATCTAAATCACATGGATGGTGCGATGGATGCATTGTCAAAG ATTTGTGAGGATATCCCGCATGTCTTGGATTCAGAAGTGCCTGGCTTAGCAGAGCGCCCTATCAACATATTCTTGCCTAGGCTATTTCAG TTTTTTCAGTCACCCCATGCTTCACTGAGGAAGCTTGCCCTGGGTTCTGTGAACCAATATATCATAATAATGCCTGCT GCTTTGTTCCATTCAATGGATAAGTACCTTCAGGGTTTGTTTGTCCTCGCCAATGATCCTGTAGCAGAAGTCAGAAAATTG GTCTGCGCAGCATTTGTGCACCTCACGGAAGTCCTCCCCTCATCTATAGAG ccGCATCTCAGGAATCTCATGGAGTACATGTTACAAGTTAACAAAGACCCTGATGAAGAAGTGTCTCTCGAAGCATGTGAATTTTG GTCTGCATACTGTGACGCTCAGCTGCCGCCAGAGAACTTGAAAGAGTTTCTGCCACGCCTAATTCCA GTGTTGCTTGAAAACATGGCTTATGCAGATGACGACGAGTCCCTTTTGGATGCAGAG GAAGATGAGTCTCAACCAGACAGAGATCAG GATTTGAAACCTCGTTTTCATACATCAAGACTTCATGGTTCAGAggattttgatgatgatgatgat GATGATGACTCGTTTAACGTGTGGAATTTAAGAAAGTGTAGTGCAGCAGCTATTGACGTGCTCTCCAATGTATTTGGAGATGAAATCCTTCCAGCACTCATGCCCCTAATTCAG ACAAAATTGTCAGCTTCTGGTGATGAGGCCTGGAAAGATAGGGAAGCTGCTGTTTTGGCTCTCGGGGCTATTGCTGAANAGCTACCTGTCAAGGTCTTAAGAAATCT TTTTGGTAGTTTAAGATCACTGAAAAAGAATCCTGGTGTTGGTTGGTCAGCTAGAAGGCCAAAAATTCCTGAAAGTGCTACTAATAGTAGGAGAT TTGATATAGATCAACATCCTAACGCCTTATTTCTGCAGATTGTAgcatttcttcttcctcttttagaTGATAAATTCCCGCTCATACGAAGCATATCTTGCTGGACGCTTTCTCGATTTGGCAAGTATATTATCCAG gaAAGTGGCAATCCGAAGGGTTATGAACAGTTTGAGAAAGTGCTTTTGG TTCTTGCCGGTCTTCTTCGCAAACTCTTGGATAATAACAAGCGGGTCGAGAAGGCCGCCTGTTCAGCTTTTACAACTCTTGTAAAG GATGCTGGTGTAGACTTGGTGAAATACCTGGAGGTAATGCTAGAACATATTATATGCGCTTTTGGAACGTCTAAG AGGGAGAACATCAGAATTGTTTATGATGCAATTAGAACACTGCCAATGGTTGTTCGAGAAGAGCTGATAACTAAG CCTGGTTATCTTGAGATTATGATTTCCTCACTGGTTGCAAAATGGGAACAACTTTCAAAGTCAGATAAAGATCTATACCCAATGTCAGAATGCTTTTTATCAATTTCTCAG GCTTTAGGTGCCAGATTCATTCCATTTGCCCAGGCTGTTTTCAAGAGATGCATACGAATCATGGAAAAGCAAAGACTAACTaag GTTGGTCTTGCTGCTGCTGGGGTTCAGTATGATAAGGGGATTATCGTTTGGTCTCTTGATTTTCTTTATGACCTTGCTGAAGGGCTTGGGAGTGGGATAGGGTCACTG GTTGAACAAAGTAATTTAAGAGTTATGCTTCTTGGCTATTGCTTGGATAATGCTTCTGATGTCAGAGAAAAAGCTTTTGCCCTTATGGGAGTTCTTGCAAGA GTATACCCGGTCTATATACAACCCAACCTACGTGAGTTCCTCGAAATCACAAGCAAGCAACTG AGAGCAAACGTTATTAGAGAAAATGTTAATGTCGCGACTAATGCTTGTTGGGCCATTGGAGAATTAGCTGTCAAG GTTTGTCACGAAGTCTCACCATTCGTGACCAGTGTTGTCTCTTCCCTAAGCTTGATTCTTCAACATGGAGAG GGTGTCAATAAGGCACTAGCTGAGATCAGTGCAATTACACTTGGGAGACTAGCATGGATTCGTCCAGACCTAGTCGCACCGCGCATGGAGCACTTCGTGGAACCATGGTGCAAGAAATTGTCAAA GTTATATGATGGCACTAAGAAAGAAGATGCATTTAGAGGGTTATGTGCTGCG